DNA from Debaryomyces hansenii CBS767 chromosome A complete sequence:
GTTTGATTGTAGCTCATAACTTGAACGATCAAATAGAGACGTTTTTGCAGAGATTGCAGCAGAATTCGTCGATATTTGGCTTGGTAGGATTACGCACGGTCGACCATCTTCCAATAAGTCCCACGAGTCCGTCTGAAAATGGTGATTCAATACATGTAGTGCGACCActattatcatttgataagTCAGAGATTATTGAGACATGCACAAAGAATGGTATTCGGTGGTTTGAAGACCACACCAATAGCGACATCCATCTCACAAGACGGAATCTTTTGCGGCATATTGTTTCCGAAGTTGTACCCCATAGACTAGACAATCAAGACATTCCGATCGAAGAGTGTAACGCGTTGCTGCTTGTAAGCAAAGAGTCGTTGGTGAAAACACATAACGAGATACTTTCGTTGGTTTGCGAGATGCAACATCAGATTGCAAATATAGAGAACCACTTGAAACTACGGGGCCTCTTCAGCCTCGACAAAAAGAATCTTCTGTTGACGGTATCCCTTCCATTCAATATTTTAGATACATATAACCCTATGGTGCTAAGCCGATTCTTTTATCAGAACATGTATTTAATTTCGTCTGTAAAGCATTACCATTGGTCCTACGCGAAATTAGAAAGGCATGCTATACCAAAGATTCTAAGAttttacaataataataaggaaaTTAGTCCACCAGTCTCGATGAAATTGACCTATCTAAATGTTTTGTTTAATATCAAACTAGACACTCACAACAAGCAGATGCGAATATCGCTCACCAGACAGCCATTAATGCGTAATGAATATTCACAAGTCTGCCTCGATTGCACTCTTAACGACCAATGGTCCGACTGGTTCATGTTCGATAGACGCTATTGGATCAGGTTGAAGCTGCGTAACTCAGATATCAAAGTGTCTATAGTGCCCTACAGACACAATGACGTTGCATTCAGAAAGCAACTTAATTTAGCATTCAAAGGCTCAAATAATGGTCCATTACTATCCATTTTACAAGAGGGAACTCCGGTAATAGTTACGTACAGTCATTCTGGACATTTCGCCGCCTTGCCTACCTACAATATCTACTCCCAGGAGGATGTAATAGACGTAGAATGGCTTGCAAAGAATAACGTACATAGTTTATAGGATTTTTATATACAGGATTGTACACCAAATTTTGAGCTTTCATAAACAAGTAGACAAGCACTGAATAACTAGACCAGCACCAAGGCACCATTAAATAATCTAATAGTGAAGGTCTATTGGTaataaaatcttgaattatttgaaagtCTGAGGCCACTAAAGTATGAAGATGCCAACCACTTCTCATACAGATATGATTCATACCTTAGGAACGCCCAGGCTCAGTGGACAAGCGATTACACCGAAGACATTTAGGGCGTCTAAGTCTTCTAGGCATGTCAATCACCTGAGTCAATCAATAAGGATAGCACATCAAAGAGTTAATATCGATGTGGACTTAACacaaaataaattagaagGATTTACAGAGCTTACGGTGATACCTACGATGGGAAGTTTAAAGTCTATTAAATTAGATTGCAGggaaatgaaaattaaaaatgtttatattaataataccaGAAATACCAATTACATATACAAGGATGTGCTTTacattaatgatgataaatattttgaggAATCGCTCGATAATAAATCGGTGAATCTATTTGATATGTACTCTGATGACTTGACTATACACCAACATCATTTGATAAGACAGAAGCTTAATTACGTTTTCGGGGAGATCAACAATGATCCTAGGGAACTCCCTAGGGAACTACACAATGGAAATACAGaggaattattgatttttcttccagataatttgaaattggaattggCTGATGCCAACGCATTTACTACGCCGGAAAGTCAAGTGGTGACTCCTCGTTATCCTAAGTCGAAGAATACTATGAGTGAATCCCAGTATTCGTTTACTGTAAAAATTGAGTTTGAGAGTATTAACCCAAAGAATGGTTTGAACTTCATAACTGATAAAAAAGCAGATAGAAAATATTGGCATGCGTATACTGTAAACTCAGACTATAATATTTCCACTTCATCTTGGGTTCCGTGTGTTGATAACCTATGGGATAGGTGTACCTGGTCTCTTGAGATCAATATTCCAAGGACGATTAAAGATATAGGAAATCCCAGGATAATAGGCTCTGAAAATACGAACCCGCTGGAAAAGGAACATGAAACAGAACGGACGCAAAAATATGTACGGAATGGAGGTCACGATGATTTTGAGAACAATGCTGATGACGTCGAACATGACGGAGACAATgtcgatgatgatgaagacgataCCGAGAACTACGATTTAGTTGTTTGCACTGGTGACTTCAACAATGTAAAAGAAACTCCACATCCTATAGATAGTTCAAAAAAGGTTGTATCGTGGTCAATTTTCAATCCTGTTTGTGCCCACCATGTTGGCTGGGCGTTAGGGTCTTTCCAAAGCATAATCTTATCCACGCCCACCCAAGAAGGCGATGAAGAGATAAAAGACCAGGtcgaatttgaagatatcGAAAAGGTTACTGATAACTCACCTGTCACTATATATTTCCTAGTGGGTCGGGAAGATATGGCGAGGAATACGTGTATTTTAGCAAACAAAGCCATAGATTTTTTTCTGAAAGAATTTGGTTCATTTCCGTTTAGCTCTTACGCAATGGTATTTGTTCAGAATAATGCTTCAGagtcaaataattttgctGGATTATCAGTTATGAGTGATTCACTCTTGTACCCATCTGATTTAATTGAACCTATGATCTCAACCACAGATACAATATTAGAAGGCATGGCAACTCAATGGTCAggtattaatattgttcCGCTATCCTTCAATGACTATTGGTGTACAATTGGTATCGCCAAGTATATGGCCCTCCAATTTATTAAGGTTTTGATGGGTACAAATGAATACAGATTtaaaataaagaagaagatgaatgaaattgttgaaaaggATATAGGAAAAAAGCCATTGGCTttacaatttttcagattCCCTATCTCTGACCTCGACCTAGACTTTCTAAGGTTAAAGGCACCTATAGTTCTTTACATCCTTGATAAAAGAATGACTAAAACAGACAAATCATTTGGGCTTTCTAGAGTGCTACCGAAGCTCTTCTTACAGGCCATGTCTGGAGATTTACAAAATGGGGCATTATCAACtcaacattttcaatatgtCTGTGAAAAAGTGAACCGGAATAAGTTGGATACATTTTTTAAACAGTGGGTTTTCGGATCTGGTGTACCgatattcaatatatctCAAAAGTTTAATAAAAAGCGTTCCATGATAGAAATGAGTATAAGGCAAGTGCAACAACTGGatacaaaaaaattacACCCAAATCCTGAGTCATTTATAAATGACTCTATATCACACTTAGATGACGAGCCTTCATTCCTGATTCAACCAGTATTTACTGGTCCAATGACCATCAGAATTCACGAAGCTGATGGTACACCTTATGAGCATATTGTTGACTTGAAGGATGGACACGTTAAACTTGACATTCAATATAACACAAAATTCAAACgattaaagaagaatagAGAAGATCTTAATGAACCTAATACAACATTCAGTAAATTGGGTGATATATTAACAACTCCAGAAGAAATGGATGAATGGGGCTTGAATGAATGGGTAAAGCATGAAGAAGACATGCTTTATAATGATGCATTTGAGTGGATTAGAGTAGACGCGGATTATGAATGGATAGCCCAGATCAATGTTAAACAACCCGATTATATGTTTGGTTCCCAATTACAATATGATAGGGATGTGGAAGCTCAATATGAAGCGGTAAGGTACTTTGGTGATAGGGAGAAACCAAACACCTTATATTGTACTGCATTAACTCGTACGGTTATGGATGATAGGTATTATTATGGACTCAGAATAGCTGCTGCCCAGGCTTTAGCAGATATATCTAAGcctgataataattttattggaATCGGTTATCttataaaaattttcaaagagCTTTATTGCTTTCCTGGAAGCTCCATTCCATTAAGCAAtgatttcaacaatttcaatcGTTTCTTCTTACAGAAACAAATTCCTCAAATTTTAAGTGAAGTTAGGGATGAAAATGGAGAAGTGCCCTTTGTAATTAAAAATCTTTTATTGAATCTTGTTAAGTTCAATGAAAActctaataataattttcagGACTGTTTCTACATGTCTGACCTAATAACATCTTTAACTACGAGTGCATTAAACGCAAAGAGCGCTCTCACTTCTCAAGATCCTTTAAATTTGTTGGATACAAGTGACTCAATAAATTCTGAGAAGCAGAAGTTCTTACAAGATGTGATAACCGAAATAAATAGACTTCAAAAACTAGATGAATGGGTACCATCTCATCAATCGATTATAGCAATCACATGTATAAAACTGAAAATCAGGTTGGCTACACATGGTCTCTTACAGTTatcatttgaagatttgttGTATTACACTTTAGAGAAGTATCCATTTGACATTAGAATTGAAGCATTCCGTGGATTACTTATTTTAGGGGGTTTAAAAAATGCGAGTGTCTTGCAGTATTACTTGAAGGTGTGTTTGCTTGGTGCAACTACACCATACTTCAGAGGAAAGTTGATCGACCTCTTGATTAATGCTATCTGTGTTGCAGCTATAGATGGAACCCCCTCAACACTAGATGATCCAGAATTTAAAACTCTTGAAAAGctatttgatgaaaattctAGAATGGCAAACAATCAAACTAATATGGTTATTATCGAAGATGGTTCGAATAACGAGTTAAACTCAAGAAGAGATACTTTTGCAAGAGCCACATTAAATGGTGCTATAGAATTGCTTAGACGTGATTACTCTATAGGCAAAGggttgaaaattttattttgggAATTATTGCACACTTCATTATTGAGTATTTATGAGAGAAGAAACATTTTCAATGTTTGCCAAGTTCTatacaaagaaattgatacaTTTATTGCAAGAGTTCCTGTTCCTAGTGTTCCCTTGAGTgagttgaagaagaagatcgTTCTTAGGAACATGGGTGATGGTAAGGTTGTTATCAAAAGAGAAGGTAGATTTAAAATCCAGTTGGCATCGCGTAGATTGACCATTCAAGAACCATCTAAGTCGAAAGTGTCCCAAGAAAAAGCTAAACCAAAACCAACGGATGTGCCTGCGGTTGTGGAACATCCACCGGAgacaaaattgaaacttAAACTAGGTAGTACCTCCACAACCGTGGAGCCAAAGAAGGATACTCCTCGGGTTTCTAAGAAAACGGAAGCGACCCGCGACCCTGAGCTCGTTACTATTGATCCATATGCCAAATCTAAGGTcacaataaaatttaaaaatcaTACTTTACCTAGCTCGTCGTTGTTTGACTTTCCTACCCAGAATGCATCTTCTACAGTCGGTCACTCAGTGAGTGTACAAGGGTCTACAATAACATTGAAGTTTACAAGCGATAAGATTGCTAAAGTAAAAGATATATTGAGTGGTAAGTCGTCGAAGCCTAGATATGTCAAGATTTTGACCAAAGACAAGAGAATATTTGTATCACCAACACCGTTCTCCTCTCCAGAAGAAAAGACGGTCCTTACGGACCAGCCTAATGGTAAGTTCGGAGGTGAAAGCATGAACCCGTCTTGTAAGACTAAATCAACATCTTCAG
Protein-coding regions in this window:
- a CDS encoding DEHA2A06402p (weakly similar to uniprot|Q10441 Schizosaccharomyces pombe SPAC12B10) → MISNRLFGEVLRKCFKNGTFPERIVVALSGGVDSLCLTYLLGQFKRIYKPSLQITAITIDHKYRAGSGKEAEKVGVLVRPWGVKHIVKTLEYEDRDIGKITNFEEVAREKRYDIFEQVCRELDVKSLIVAHNLNDQIETFLQRLQQNSSIFGLVGLRTVDHLPISPTSPSENGDSIHVVRPLLSFDKSEIIETCTKNGIRWFEDHTNSDIHLTRRNLLRHIVSEVVPHRLDNQDIPIEECNALSLVSKESLVKTHNEILSLVCEMQHQIANIENHLKLRGLFSLDKKNLSLTVSLPFNILDTYNPMVLSRFFYQNMYLISSVKHYHWSYAKLERHAIPKILRFYNNNKEISPPVSMKLTYLNVLFNIKLDTHNKQMRISLTRQPLMRNEYSQVCLDCTLNDQWSDWFMFDRRYWIRLKSRNSDIKVSIVPYRHNDVAFRKQLNLAFKGSNNGPLLSILQEGTPVIVTYSHSGHFAALPTYNIYSQEDVIDVEWLAKNNVHSL
- a CDS encoding DEHA2A06424p (similar to uniprot|P23255 Saccharomyces cerevisiae YCR042C TAF2 TFIID subunit), translated to MKMPTTSHTDMIHTLGTPRLSGQAITPKTFRASKSSRHVNHSSQSIRIAHQRVNIDVDLTQNKLEGFTELTVIPTMGSLKSIKLDCREMKIKNVYINNTRNTNYIYKDVLYINDDKYFEESLDNKSVNLFDMYSDDLTIHQHHLIRQKLNYVFGEINNDPRELPRELHNGNTEELLIFLPDNLKLELADANAFTTPESQVVTPRYPKSKNTMSESQYSFTVKIEFESINPKNGLNFITDKKADRKYWHAYTVNSDYNISTSSWVPCVDNLWDRCTWSLEINIPRTIKDIGNPRIIGSENTNPSEKEHETERTQKYVRNGGHDDFENNADDVEHDGDNVDDDEDDTENYDLVVCTGDFNNVKETPHPIDSSKKVVSWSIFNPVCAHHVGWALGSFQSIILSTPTQEGDEEIKDQVEFEDIEKVTDNSPVTIYFLVGREDMARNTCILANKAIDFFSKEFGSFPFSSYAMVFVQNNASESNNFAGLSVMSDSLLYPSDLIEPMISTTDTILEGMATQWSGINIVPLSFNDYWCTIGIAKYMALQFIKVLMGTNEYRFKIKKKMNEIVEKDIGKKPLALQFFRFPISDLDLDFLRLKAPIVLYILDKRMTKTDKSFGLSRVLPKLFLQAMSGDLQNGALSTQHFQYVCEKVNRNKLDTFFKQWVFGSGVPIFNISQKFNKKRSMIEMSIRQVQQSDTKKLHPNPESFINDSISHLDDEPSFSIQPVFTGPMTIRIHEADGTPYEHIVDLKDGHVKLDIQYNTKFKRLKKNREDLNEPNTTFSKLGDILTTPEEMDEWGLNEWVKHEEDMLYNDAFEWIRVDADYEWIAQINVKQPDYMFGSQLQYDRDVEAQYEAVRYFGDREKPNTLYCTALTRTVMDDRYYYGLRIAAAQALADISKPDNNFIGIGYLIKIFKELYCFPGSSIPLSNDFNNFNRFFLQKQIPQILSEVRDENGEVPFVIKNLLLNLVKFNENSNNNFQDCFYMSDLITSLTTSALNAKSALTSQDPLNLLDTSDSINSEKQKFLQDVITEINRLQKLDEWVPSHQSIIAITCIKSKIRLATHGLLQLSFEDLLYYTLEKYPFDIRIEAFRGLLILGGLKNASVLQYYLKVCLLGATTPYFRGKLIDLLINAICVAAIDGTPSTLDDPEFKTLEKLFDENSRMANNQTNMVIIEDGSNNELNSRRDTFARATLNGAIELLRRDYSIGKGLKILFWELLHTSLLSIYERRNIFNVCQVLYKEIDTFIARVPVPSVPLSELKKKIVLRNMGDGKVVIKREGRFKIQLASRRLTIQEPSKSKVSQEKAKPKPTDVPAVVEHPPETKLKLKLGSTSTTVEPKKDTPRVSKKTEATRDPELVTIDPYAKSKVTIKFKNHTLPSSSLFDFPTQNASSTVGHSVSVQGSTITLKFTSDKIAKVKDILSGKSSKPRYVKILTKDKRIFVSPTPFSSPEEKTVLTDQPNGKFGGESMNPSCKTKSTSSGSSNGKFSGAESTKIKLKGDKSKEQSIESPSESEEKKPRLKIPIKRELKQPERLSSEPVSKPVERSVSPFSRSASPFSPAPSSQRTNKKTKIYIHPNDEKSASSSAQDEPQVANMDVSDSTENQKPDKSPEDKPKKTNSKPGFKLKLNLKR